In Betaproteobacteria bacterium, the following proteins share a genomic window:
- a CDS encoding glycosyltransferase family 2 protein has protein sequence MPVLTSLACRRSVVSTPEKLPLTVAVIALNAEARIGELLASVGFADEVLVVDSGSTDATVSLAEARGARVIRRDWLGFGRQKQFAVSAARNDWVLCLDVDERVTPELEKSIELALAGGRFKAWRMARRNRFLGAWLSHGEGYPDWTLRLFNRSHASWSNDEVHEAVLTTAEVGRLDGDLLHDSVEDVATYMAKQYRYTTLHAEALYRQGVRASYARLFVNPLVRFLKFYFFKLGFLDGGPGFAHVVIGCNNTFHKYLKLIELQKAGR, from the coding sequence ATGCCCGTCCTGACGTCCCTGGCCTGCCGCCGCTCCGTGGTTTCCACTCCCGAAAAGCTGCCCCTCACCGTTGCCGTCATCGCACTCAATGCCGAGGCGCGGATCGGTGAACTCCTCGCGAGCGTCGGTTTCGCCGACGAGGTGCTGGTCGTCGATTCCGGGAGCACCGACGCCACCGTGAGCCTCGCCGAGGCCCGCGGCGCGCGCGTGATCCGCAGGGACTGGCTGGGCTTCGGCCGACAGAAGCAGTTCGCCGTCTCCGCGGCGAGGAACGATTGGGTTCTGTGCCTCGACGTGGACGAGCGAGTGACCCCGGAGCTGGAGAAGTCGATCGAGCTGGCGCTCGCCGGCGGCCGCTTCAAGGCCTGGCGCATGGCGCGTCGCAACCGGTTCCTGGGCGCGTGGCTTTCCCATGGGGAAGGCTATCCGGACTGGACGCTGAGGCTCTTCAACCGGTCGCATGCGAGCTGGTCGAACGACGAGGTGCACGAGGCCGTCCTCACGACGGCCGAAGTCGGGCGCCTGGACGGCGACCTCCTGCACGACTCCGTGGAAGACGTCGCGACCTACATGGCCAAGCAGTACCGGTATACGACGCTGCACGCCGAGGCGCTCTACCGGCAAGGCGTCCGCGCGAGCTACGCGCGGCTCTTCGTCAATCCGCTGGTGCGCTTCCTCAAGTTCTACTTCTTCAAGTTGGGCTTCCTCGATGGAGGCCCCGGTTTCGCGCACGTCGTGATCGGCTGCAACAACACCTTCCACAAGTACCTGAAGCTCATCGAGCTGCAGAAGGCCGGCAGATGA
- the waaA gene encoding lipid IV(A) 3-deoxy-D-manno-octulosonic acid transferase: protein MMARLAYSALLWVALPFVLARLAWRARRQPGYLQHLGERFGAAPSPGGASVIWVHAVSVGETRAAAPLIEMLRRDHPGASILLTHMTPTGRATGREIFGDRVTQAWLPWDLGFAVRRFLARTKPDFGVLLETEIWPNLLAACHERGIPVFLVNARLSERSAVGYARIAGLAREALGNLSGIAAQTAVDATRLEALGARNVAVTGNIKFDLAVPDDDVQRGRELRALFGTGRRVWVLGSTRDGEEELLVQAIEAAQPDADILVIIVPRHPQRFDEVASLLAARGGPVARRSQGVPVPAGARYLLGDSMGEMLAYYAAADVVFVGGSLKSYGGQNLIEPCAVGRPVIFGPHTFNFESAAQAALAEGAGLRARDAPEAVAMALALLDDGSRRAEMGGRALRFAQSNRGALERLSAWLSPRVAPSRAPARG from the coding sequence GTGATGGCGCGACTCGCGTACAGCGCGCTGCTCTGGGTCGCGCTGCCCTTCGTGCTGGCGCGACTCGCGTGGCGCGCGCGCCGGCAACCGGGCTATCTGCAACATCTCGGCGAGCGCTTCGGCGCCGCTCCGAGCCCGGGCGGCGCATCGGTGATCTGGGTGCATGCCGTGTCCGTAGGCGAAACCCGTGCCGCCGCCCCGCTCATCGAGATGTTGCGCCGCGACCACCCCGGCGCCTCGATCCTGCTCACGCACATGACGCCCACGGGCCGCGCCACGGGACGCGAGATCTTCGGCGACCGGGTCACGCAGGCCTGGCTTCCCTGGGACCTGGGCTTCGCGGTTCGCCGCTTCCTCGCCCGCACGAAGCCCGACTTCGGCGTGTTGCTGGAAACGGAAATCTGGCCGAACCTGCTCGCCGCCTGTCATGAGCGCGGCATTCCGGTCTTCCTCGTGAACGCGCGCCTTTCGGAGCGCTCCGCGGTCGGATATGCACGGATCGCAGGGCTTGCGCGTGAAGCCCTCGGCAACCTCTCGGGAATCGCCGCGCAGACCGCCGTGGACGCCACGCGCCTCGAAGCCCTCGGGGCCAGGAACGTCGCGGTCACTGGCAACATCAAGTTCGACCTTGCGGTACCCGACGACGACGTCCAGCGCGGCCGCGAGCTGCGTGCGCTGTTCGGGACGGGGCGCCGTGTGTGGGTCCTGGGCAGCACCCGCGACGGCGAGGAGGAACTGCTCGTCCAGGCGATCGAGGCGGCGCAGCCAGACGCGGACATCCTGGTGATCATCGTGCCTCGCCATCCGCAGCGATTCGACGAGGTGGCCTCGCTGCTGGCCGCGCGTGGCGGGCCCGTGGCGCGCCGCAGCCAGGGTGTTCCGGTGCCCGCGGGCGCGCGTTACCTGCTGGGCGATTCGATGGGCGAGATGCTGGCCTATTACGCCGCGGCGGACGTGGTGTTCGTCGGGGGAAGCCTGAAGTCCTACGGCGGGCAGAACCTCATCGAGCCCTGCGCGGTAGGCCGGCCGGTGATCTTCGGGCCGCACACGTTCAACTTCGAGAGCGCGGCGCAGGCCGCCCTGGCCGAGGGCGCGGGATTGCGCGCACGCGATGCCCCGGAGGCGGTGGCCATGGCGCTCGCCCTCCTCGACGATGGGAGCCGGCGCGCCGAGATGGGCGGGCGCGCCCTGCGCTTCGCGCAGTCGAACCGCGGCGCCCTGGAGCGCCTGTCCGCGTGGCTCTCGCCACGCGTTGCGCCTAGCCGCGCGCCAGCGCGCGGCTAG
- the waaC gene encoding lipopolysaccharide heptosyltransferase I, with protein MPSPRALFVKLSSLGDVIHLFPAISDLRKHRPEIAIDWAVEEAYAPLIPLHPAVSHAIPVGLRRLRASLLTPAAWSAFSGSRSALRKAPYDWIVDSQGLLKSVAVARLARGPVFGYDRRSIRERAAARFYDQPLAVPKKLHAVERNRRLAGAVFGYSPDGPPDYGLSAPPVAPAWAPNGRYVVALHASSRLDKHWPRERWIALAARLHAEAITVVYPGGSDAERSEAARLAASTPGASAAPSMTLLEAAGLLAHASAVIGVDTGLTHLAVALGTPTVGIYVATQPGLTGLHGGDRAVNLGGPGEAPSAEQVAHVLFGRSAPT; from the coding sequence ATGCCTTCGCCGCGCGCCCTGTTCGTGAAACTCTCCTCGCTCGGCGACGTGATCCACCTTTTCCCGGCCATTTCCGACCTGCGCAAGCACCGTCCCGAGATCGCCATCGACTGGGCCGTCGAAGAGGCCTATGCCCCGCTCATTCCCCTGCACCCGGCCGTTTCGCACGCAATTCCCGTCGGCCTGCGGCGCCTTCGGGCGAGCCTTCTCACCCCGGCCGCATGGAGCGCGTTTTCCGGGTCGCGAAGCGCGCTTCGCAAGGCGCCCTATGACTGGATCGTGGACTCCCAGGGACTGCTGAAAAGCGTGGCCGTGGCGCGGCTCGCCCGCGGCCCGGTCTTCGGTTACGACCGGCGCAGCATCCGGGAGCGCGCAGCCGCCCGCTTCTATGACCAGCCACTGGCCGTGCCGAAGAAACTGCACGCGGTCGAACGCAATCGCCGCCTTGCCGGTGCTGTCTTCGGCTATTCCCCGGATGGCCCACCCGACTACGGTCTGTCGGCGCCGCCCGTTGCGCCGGCCTGGGCCCCGAATGGCCGATATGTCGTGGCACTCCATGCTTCGAGCCGCCTGGACAAGCACTGGCCCCGGGAGCGCTGGATCGCGCTCGCGGCCCGCCTTCACGCCGAGGCGATCACCGTCGTCTATCCCGGCGGTTCGGATGCCGAGCGATCGGAAGCCGCCAGGCTAGCGGCGTCGACTCCCGGAGCGAGCGCAGCGCCCTCCATGACGCTGCTGGAAGCGGCCGGCCTGCTCGCCCACGCAAGCGCGGTCATCGGCGTGGATACCGGGCTCACCCATCTTGCGGTGGCGCTGGGTACGCCCACCGTCGGGATCTACGTCGCGACGCAGCCCGGTCTCACGGGACTGCATGGCGGCGATCGCGCCGTGAACCTCGGGGGCCCGGGCGAGGCTCCCTCCGCCGAGCAGGTCGCGCACGTCCTTTTCGGGCGCAGTGCGCCCACGTGA
- the rfbB gene encoding dTDP-glucose 4,6-dehydratase, translating to MTILVTGGAGFIGSNFILDWLAAGGEAVVTLDKLTYAGNLANLASVSEDSRHRFVQGDIADQAAVEALLAKHRPRAIVHFAAESHVDRSIHGPGEFVQTNVVGTFKLLEAARGYWQSLAGAEREGFRFLHVSTDEVYGSLSEADPAFSETTPYAPNSPYSASKAGSDHLVRAYHHTYGLPVLTTNCSNNYGPFQFPEKLVPLMIANSLEGKPLPVYGDGRQVRDWLYVGDHCEAIRMVLARGRPGEVYNIGGNAEKRNLEVVHALCDALERVRPREGGYRALIAYVADRPGHDRRYAIDAGKIRAQLGWAPRETFESGLARTVGWYLDNAAWVAGVKSGEYRRWIEANYEKRA from the coding sequence ATGACGATCCTGGTCACCGGGGGTGCCGGCTTTATCGGGTCCAATTTCATCCTCGACTGGCTCGCGGCGGGCGGCGAGGCCGTGGTGACGCTCGACAAGCTCACCTATGCCGGGAACCTCGCGAATCTGGCTTCTGTCTCGGAGGATTCGCGGCACCGGTTCGTGCAGGGCGACATCGCGGACCAGGCTGCCGTCGAGGCGCTTCTGGCGAAGCACCGGCCGCGCGCCATCGTGCACTTCGCCGCGGAGAGCCATGTCGACCGCTCGATCCACGGCCCGGGCGAGTTCGTCCAGACCAACGTCGTGGGCACGTTCAAGCTGCTGGAAGCCGCGCGCGGCTACTGGCAATCGCTCGCCGGCGCCGAGCGGGAGGGTTTCCGCTTCCTGCACGTGTCCACCGACGAGGTCTACGGCTCGCTGTCGGAGGCCGACCCCGCGTTCTCGGAGACGACCCCCTACGCGCCCAACAGCCCGTATTCCGCCTCCAAGGCGGGGAGCGACCATCTGGTGCGGGCCTATCACCACACCTACGGGCTGCCGGTTCTCACGACCAACTGCTCCAACAACTACGGCCCGTTCCAGTTTCCCGAGAAGCTGGTCCCGCTCATGATCGCCAATTCGCTCGAGGGCAAGCCGTTGCCGGTGTACGGCGACGGGCGCCAGGTGCGCGACTGGCTCTACGTCGGCGACCACTGCGAGGCGATCCGGATGGTGCTTGCCCGTGGCCGGCCGGGCGAGGTGTACAACATCGGCGGCAACGCGGAGAAGCGCAACCTCGAGGTCGTGCACGCGCTGTGCGACGCCCTGGAAAGGGTGCGCCCGCGCGAAGGCGGCTACCGGGCGCTCATCGCCTACGTGGCCGACCGCCCCGGCCACGACCGACGCTACGCGATCGATGCGGGGAAGATTCGCGCGCAGCTGGGCTGGGCTCCGCGCGAGACGTTCGAGAGCGGGCTCGCGCGAACCGTGGGCTGGTATCTCGACAACGCGGCCTGGGTCGCCGGGGTGAAGAGCGGCGAATACCGACGCTGGATCGAGGCGAACTACGAGAAGAGGGCGTAG